A portion of the Avibacterium sp. 20-132 genome contains these proteins:
- the truD gene encoding tRNA pseudouridine(13) synthase TruD: MQELAFLYNPPEQPAHLKAECADFIVKEELGYEMAGEGEFVALYVRKTDANTLFVGEKLAEFAGISPRNMSYAGLKDRKAITEQWFCLHMAGQETPDFSQFHLDGVEILKVTRHNRKIRTGSLDGNHFEILLRGAQQTDDLNLRLENLKQLGFPNYFTEQRFGRDGHNLTQAMRWAKGEINVKDRKKRSFYLSAARSEIFNLVVSDRVQQQLTQAILFGDIVQLNGSHSWFTVDETEDLEQLKVRLKNQDILLTAPLVGEYIQAANAREMEIVQQHQEILNLMHKERMKPSRRPLLICPQSLDWAFLPEGLKLTFYLPAGCYATALIRELIQIIE, translated from the coding sequence ATGCAAGAACTCGCCTTTTTATACAACCCCCCCGAACAACCGGCTCACTTAAAAGCGGAATGTGCTGATTTTATCGTGAAAGAAGAATTGGGCTATGAAATGGCTGGTGAAGGGGAATTTGTTGCTCTTTATGTGCGTAAAACCGATGCAAATACCCTTTTCGTTGGTGAAAAATTAGCTGAATTTGCGGGAATTTCGCCACGCAATATGAGCTATGCTGGCTTAAAAGATCGCAAAGCTATTACGGAACAATGGTTCTGTCTGCATATGGCGGGGCAAGAAACGCCTGATTTTAGTCAATTTCATTTAGACGGCGTGGAAATTCTTAAAGTAACAAGGCATAACCGAAAAATTCGGACAGGCAGCTTGGATGGTAACCATTTTGAGATTTTATTGCGTGGCGCACAACAAACTGACGATTTAAACCTGCGGTTAGAAAATCTGAAGCAGTTAGGGTTTCCTAATTATTTTACCGAACAACGTTTTGGCCGTGATGGGCATAATCTCACACAAGCAATGCGTTGGGCAAAAGGTGAAATTAACGTGAAAGATCGCAAAAAACGAAGCTTTTACTTATCTGCCGCACGGAGTGAAATCTTTAATTTAGTGGTTTCAGATCGTGTTCAGCAACAACTTACACAAGCTATTTTATTCGGTGATATTGTGCAATTAAATGGCTCACACAGTTGGTTTACGGTGGATGAAACAGAGGATCTTGAGCAATTAAAAGTGCGGTTAAAAAATCAAGATATTTTACTAACCGCCCCATTAGTTGGAGAATATATTCAAGCAGCGAATGCGCGTGAAATGGAGATTGTTCAGCAACATCAAGAGATCTTAAACTTAATGCATAAAGAACGAATGAAGCCAAGTCGCCGTCCCTTATTGATATGCCCGCAATCCTTAGATTGGGCATTTTTGCCTGAAGGATTGAAATTAACCTTTTATTTACCAGCAGGTTGCTATGCTACGGCATTGATTCGTGAATTAATACAGATTATTGAATAA
- the ispF gene encoding 2-C-methyl-D-erythritol 2,4-cyclodiphosphate synthase: MIRIGHGFDVHAFGGAGPIIIGGVAIPYEKGLLAHSDGDVALHALTDALLGAVALGDIGKLFPDTDPQYKGADSKGLLQAAYRQVQGKGYKIGNVDITIIAQAPKMRPYIDNMRAAIAQVLDCEIEQVNVKATTSEKLGFTGRGEGIACEAVALLLKA, encoded by the coding sequence ATGATACGAATTGGACACGGGTTTGATGTACACGCCTTTGGTGGGGCTGGGCCGATTATTATTGGTGGTGTCGCAATACCTTATGAGAAAGGCTTGCTTGCACACAGCGATGGCGATGTGGCATTACACGCATTAACAGATGCATTGCTCGGTGCGGTGGCGTTAGGGGATATTGGGAAATTATTCCCAGATACCGATCCACAATATAAAGGGGCAGATAGCAAGGGATTGCTACAAGCAGCTTATCGTCAAGTGCAGGGCAAAGGCTATAAAATCGGCAATGTTGATATTACCATTATTGCTCAAGCACCGAAAATGCGTCCATATATTGATAATATGCGTGCGGCCATTGCACAGGTGTTAGATTGTGAAATAGAACAGGTGAACGTAAAAGCCACTACCAGTGAAAAACTTGGTTTTACCGGGCGTGGTGAAGGCATTGCTTGTGAAGCTGTCGCTTTGCTATTGAAGGCTTAA
- the surE gene encoding 5'/3'-nucleotidase SurE, with amino-acid sequence MNILLSNDDGIHAEGIKTLATELRKIAQVTIVAPDRNRSAASSALTLVEPLRPMKLDNGDYCINGTPADCVHLALNGFLSGQIDLVVSGINAGVNLGDDVLYSGTVAAAFEGRHLGLPAIAVSLDGRQHYETAARIVCELVPKLHNQLVKSREILNINVPDLPYDNIKGIKVCHLGYRAAAAEVIKQQDPRGEAIYWIGPAGLAENEQEGTDFHAVKNGYVSITPIQADMTAYHSLQSLQDWLKSK; translated from the coding sequence ATGAATATTTTATTATCAAATGATGATGGCATTCACGCTGAGGGAATTAAAACCCTTGCTACCGAATTACGTAAAATTGCACAGGTTACCATTGTTGCGCCAGACCGCAATCGTAGTGCCGCTTCAAGCGCGCTAACCCTAGTAGAACCATTACGCCCAATGAAATTAGATAACGGTGATTACTGCATTAATGGCACACCCGCTGATTGTGTGCATTTAGCCTTGAACGGTTTTCTTTCAGGACAAATCGATCTTGTTGTATCGGGTATTAATGCAGGGGTGAATTTAGGTGATGATGTGCTTTATTCGGGGACGGTGGCGGCTGCTTTTGAAGGTCGCCATCTCGGTTTACCGGCTATTGCCGTTTCATTAGATGGTCGCCAACACTATGAAACAGCAGCGCGTATTGTCTGTGAACTTGTACCGAAATTGCACAATCAGTTAGTAAAAAGCCGTGAAATTCTGAATATTAACGTGCCTGATTTACCTTACGACAACATTAAAGGGATCAAAGTCTGCCATTTGGGCTATCGTGCAGCGGCAGCAGAAGTCATTAAACAACAAGATCCCCGTGGTGAAGCCATTTATTGGATTGGTCCTGCGGGTTTAGCAGAAAATGAACAAGAAGGCACAGATTTTCACGCAGTGAAAAATGGCTATGTGTCTATTACACCGATTCAAGCGGATATGACCGCTTATCATTCGCTCCAATCTTTACAAGATTGGTTAAAAAGTAAATAA